One genomic window of Cercospora beticola chromosome 5, complete sequence includes the following:
- a CDS encoding uncharacterized protein (MEROPS:MER0033188) yields MEKSGKFESSPQGSRPRSFGIRFLAAPLLAFLILYNFVPSVHESVQSFFSLEGWNIEQIPTAETSQGKFIGKVLEENDHPVPIEAFLGIRYAEAPTGELRFAKPVPPPSTNETIQATEYSLRCPGKQLLRIPGRPWLESSEDCLTLNVFRWRGTFTNAKLPVLVYIHGGAFNRGFAAMHNTASMLANSEEPFIALSFNYRIGALGFLNSKVTENLDLLNLGLHDQKLVLEWVQNNIEHFGGDPNKVTIAGLSAGAHSIGHHITDINEKRQLFHKAIIESGAPTSRAVHPADSKLHEVQFQKLVDQVGCDIKASDLDLISCLRKAPTDAIQAAQTAVFDEYNPSVRWAWQPVIDNDIISRRPLGAWKSGKWHKVPIMTGFNHNEGTMYVPKKSQSSSDFSDFFATLLPQISKKDLKKLNELYPDPAKDTTSPYVDTRNLSALEIGEQYKRVEAAYGQYAYVCPVRQTSHYASKGQDAPVYQYHWAVNKTVIGGANHGDQIWYETMSPLVRDISPTQDEIAKYFNSYVTSFIVTGDPMKLRGRKAIERPEWKAYDENDENGKTMIFGLGNDEAAGGSSVGVAAQFVHDEWAKEECQFWWEKSEVPED; encoded by the exons ATGGAGAAATCTGGCAAGTTTGAAAGCAGCCCGCAGGGCTCCAGACCCAGAAGCTTCGGCATTCGATTTCTGGCTGCTCCTCTACTGGCTTTTCTGATTCTCTACAACTTTGTTCCATCAGTGCACGAATCTGTGCAgtctttcttttctcttgAAGGATGGAACATCGAACAGATCCCAACTGCTGAGACCTCGCAAGGTAAATTCATTGGCAAGGTCCTCGAAGAAAATGATCATCCCGTCCCTATCGAAGCTTTCCTGGGCATTCGATATGCGGAAGCACCAACAGGAGAATTACGTTTTGCGAAGCCAGTGCCTCCTCCCAGCACCAACGAGACGATCCAAGCTACAGAGTACTCGCTGAG ATGCCCCGGCAAGCAGCTCCTTCGCATCCCTGGCAGGCCTTGGCTCGAATCAAGCGAGGACTGCCTGACCTTGAACGTGTTCCGATGGAGAGGAACATTCACTAATGCCAAGCTTCCCGTTCTGGTCTACATTCATGGCGGTGCATTCAATCGAGGCTTTGCTGCCATGCATAATACTGCTTCTATGCTCGCAAATTCCGAGGAACCATTCATCGCTTTATCATTCAACTATCGAATTGGCGCGCTGGGTTTCCTCAACAGCAAAGTTACTGAGAACCTTGATCTGCTGAACCTTGGTCTTCATGACCAGAAGCTTGTGCTTGAATGGGTCCAGAACAATATTGAGCACTTCGGTGGTGATCCCAACAAAGTCACGATCGCTGGACTCAGCGCTGGTGCCCACTCCATCGGACATCACATCACGGACATCAACGAGAAACGGCAGCTATTCCACAAGGCCATCATCGAGTCGGGTGCACCTACATCTCGAGCAGTGCATCCAGCGGACTCGAAACTTCACGAAGTGCAATTCCAGAAACTTGTGGATCAAGTGGGCTGTGACATCAAGGCTTCAGATCTGGACTTGATCTCATGCCTTCGAAAAGCCCCCACCGATGCAATCCAGGCAGCTCAGACGGCAGTGTTCGACGAGTACAACCCATCAGTTCGGTGGGCCTGGCAGCCAGTCATCGATAATGACATCATCTCTCGACGACCTCTGGGCGCCTGGAAATCTGGAAAGTGGCACAAGGTCCCAATCATGACCGGCTTCAACCACAACGAGGGCACGATGTATGTCCCCAAGAAGTCTCAGTCTTCAAGCGACTTCAGCGACTTCTTCGCAACGCTTTTGCCACAAATCAGCAAGAAAGACTTGAAGAAACTCAACGAACTCTACCCGGACCCTGCAAAGGACACCACTTCGCCATACGTCGATACCAGAAACTTGTCGGCACTGGAGATTGGCGAACAGTACAAGCGTGTGGAGGCTGCTTACGGCCAATACGCATACGTCTGCCCCGTGCGACAAACGTCACACTATGCAAGCAAAGGCCAAGACGCTCCAGTATATCAATATCACTGGGCAGTCAACAAGACCGTGATCGGAGGTGCCAACCACGGAGATCAGATCTGGTACGAGACCATGTCACCTCTTGTACGAGATATCTCTCCAACGCAGGACGAGATTGCAAAGTACTTCAACTCCTATGTCACGAGCTTTATTGTGACGGGCGATCCGATGAAACTGCGAGGACGTAAAGCCATTGAGAGACCTGAATGGAAGGCTTATGATGAAAACGATGAGAACGGGAAAACGATGATCTTTGGACTTGGGAATGACGAGGCAGCAGGAGGATCCAGTGTCGGTGTCGCCGCACAATTCGTTCACGATGAGTGGGCGAAGGAGGAATGTCAATTCTGGTGGGAAAAGTCAGAAGTACCAGAGGATTAG
- a CDS encoding uncharacterized protein (BUSCO:EOG092641UM) codes for MLARATATVPPKLSSFFRIYRATTSYTLTRAFAKAAPTMATADNAFAVQEAAKHATAIVEGAKRKAAFKAVEEHFRSDMQFVGIGSGSTIVYGVEAIKAHLEKNPPPPGHRNWFVPTGWNSKKVIEQFGLDPLAFDSIPANAQLEVAFDGADEVDEDLNCIKGGGACLFQEKLVAKMAKKFICIADYRKDQTRLITKWPSIPIEIAPIAHAYVMQELLHIGSIKPILREHTLSKTGPVQTDQSFYIIDAPFKTLLTKADVVAGRGKGDGTDGVWEVDALAARIRAIEGVLEVGLFHGENGFQAQANGRRGGQKPVAVYFGLENGDVQVKRSRELLAEIEKSGR; via the exons ATGCTCGCTCGTGCCACGGCCACAGTACCCCCCAAActcagcagcttcttccgAATATATcgagcgacgacgagctATACACTCACGCGAGCATTCGCGAAAGCAGCACCCACAATGGCTACAGCCGACAATGCCTTCGCTGTGCAAGAGGCTGCCAAACATGCGACTGCGATAGTCGAGGGCGCTAAGAGGAAGGCGGCATTCAAGGCTGTAGAAGAGCACTTCCGGTCAGACATGCAGTTTGTGGGTATCGGTTCAGGCAGTACAATTGTATACGGCGTGGAAGCTATCAAGGCGCATCTGGAGAAGAACCCACCCCCACCAGGGCATAGGAATTGGTTTGTGCCAACAGGATGGAACAGCAAGAAAGTCATAGAACAATTTG GTCTGGACCCATTGGCCTTTGACTCAATTCCTGCAAATGCTCAGCTTGAGGTGGCTTTCGATGGCGCagatgaggtcgatgaggATTTGAACTGCATCAAAGGTGGTGGAGCATGTCTCTTCCAGGAAAAGCTG GTCGCGAaaatggcgaagaagttcaTTTGCATAGCGGACTACCGCAAGGACCAAACGCGACTGATCACGAAGTGGCCATCGATCCCCATTGAGATAGCCCCAATTGCTCACGCCTACGTAATGCAAGAGCTGCTCCACATCGGATCCATCAAGCCCATTTTGCGTGAGCATACTCTCTCCAAGACCGGACCTGTGCAGACCGACCAGAGCTTCTACATCATCGATGCACCATTCAAGACTCTGCTCACGAAGGCGGATGTGGTTGCAGGGAGAGGCAAAGGTGATGGAACCGACGGCGTCTGGGAAGTCGATGCTCTCGCGGCACGGATAAGAGCTATCGAGGGCGTTCTTGAGGTTGGGTTGTTTCATGGCGAGAACGGCTTCCAAGCACAAGCGAATGGCCGAAGAGGTGGCCAGAAGCCTGTGGCTGTCTACTTCGGTCTTGAGAACGGTGATGTGCAAGTCAAGAGGTCGCGCGAGTTGCTGGCTGAGATTGAGAAGAGCGGACGATAG
- a CDS encoding uncharacterized protein (BUSCO:EOG09261IEV), translated as MANGPPQEVPPPLQDIPTAKEKKYDRQLRLWGAAGQIALEKTNILLINNGPGVTGVETLKNLVLPGIGNFTILDSAVVSEADLGVNFFLEDSSLGKFRAEETVKYLEELNPDVKGHAITEPIASWVVKDKIFAPYTLVMVAAPIDPAIFTLIQSHVAALQIPAFYIHSIGFYSHFSLQLPPAFPIVDTHPDPTATTDLRLLSPWPALTEFAKRETTNMEKMDGEQFAHIPYVCLLLLYINLWKLGHDGKPPVEYKEKQAFKDLIRSGSASEENFDEAIAAATKLLKAPEIPKQVHAILTAPEAQSLTPESPPFWLIANAVRQFCDKHGELPLPGAVPDMKARSNTYVELQNIYKTKAREDAAEVLATVRSLEQSTQRLPSLPPIDEKEVELFCKGAAHISMVRGRPLKIVQPGTPVTFGDQAEFVYKSLKNPESLIGLYLAFLAWDEFSATHSSSQARGGETLRVAGAAPDEDVETDAEKLTGIAHKLVDSAINESGSRIENPKYSEIKQKVSEYCQELARAGGAELHNVASLTGGLIAQEVIKVITKQYVPIDNTCVFDGITSQTWVGRI; from the exons ATGGCGAACGGACCACCGCAAGAGGTGCCCCCGCCACTACAGGACATTCCCAcagcgaaagagaagaaatacGATCGACAACTAAGACTTTGG GGTGCCGCAGGCCAAATAGCATTGGAAAAGACgaacatcctcctcatcaacaacggGCCCGGCGTCACTGGAGTGGAGACGTTGAAGAACCTCGTTCTCCCAGGAATCGGCAACTTCACAATTCTCGACTCGGCAGTGGTTTCTGAGGCCGATCTGGGCGTGAACTTCTTCCTCGAAGACTCGTCATTGGGCAAGTTCCGCGCTGAGGAAACTGTGAAGTATCTCGAGGAGCTCAACCCAGACGTCAAGGGCCATGCCATTACAGAGCCCATTGCCAGCTGGGTGGTCAAGGACAAGATCTTCGCGCCGTACACGCTGGTAATGGTGGCGGCGCCCATAGACCCTGCCATCTTCACGCTCATTCAAAGTCACGTCGCAGCTCTGCAGATTCCGGCGTTCTACATACATTCGATTGGATTCTACTCACACTTTTCTCTGCAACTGCCACCTGCATTTCCAATCGTGGACACGCATCCCGACCCCACTGCCACCACAGATCTGCGCCTACTCAGCCCATGGCCCGCCTTGACCGAGTTCGCCAAACGAGAGACAACGAatatggagaagatggatggCGAACAATTTGCTCACATTCCGTATGTGTGCTTGCTCCTGCTCTACATCAATCTATGGAAACTGGGCCACGATGGGAAGCCACCTGTCGAATACAAGGAAAAGCAGGCATTTAAAGACCTCATACGATCAGGCAGCGCCAGCGAAGAGAACTTTGACGAGgcaattgctgctgcgacgaaGCTCCTCAAAGCACCCGAGATACCCAAACAAGTTCACGCCATCTTGACAGCGCCTGAAGCGCAATCGTTGACGCCAGAATCGCCTCCTTTCTGGCTCATCGCCAATGCGGTTCGACAATTCTGCGACAAACATGGCGAGCTGCCCCTACCAGGAGCTGTCCCGGACATGAAAGCACGATCGAACACATATGTGGAGCTGCAGAACATCTATAAGACCAAAGCGCGCGAAGACGCTGCTGAAGTTCTCGCCACCGTACGCTCGCTGGAGCAGTCAACACAGCGTCTCCCTTCCCTTCCTCCGATTGATGAGAAGGAAGTCGAACTCTTCTGCAAAGGCGCTGCTCACATCTCCATGGTTCGCGGAAGACCACTCAAAATTGTCCAGCCTGGCACGCCCGTTACTTTCGGCGACCAAGCCGAATTCGTCTACAAATCTCTCAAGAATCCGGAGAGCCTCATCGGCCTGTACCTTGCCTTCCTGGCCTGGGACGAGTTCTCCGCCACCCACAGTTCTTCTCAAGCCCGCGGTGGGGAGACACTTCGCGTTGCAGGCGCGGCGCCGGACGAAGATGTGGAAACCGACGCCGAGAAGCTCACCGGCATCGCGCATAAGCTCGTTGACTCTGCGATCAACGAATCCGGATCGCGGATCGAAAACCCGAAGTATTCAGAGATCAAACAGAAAGTCTCTGAGTACTGTCAAGAATTGGCGAGAGCAGGAGGAGCAGAACTACACAACGTTGCTTCGTTGACCGGTGGTCTGATTGCACAAGAGGTTATCAAGGTAATCACGAAGCAATACGTGCCGATCGATAACACTTGTGTGTTCGACGGTATCACGAGTCAGACGTGGGTGGGACGGATATGA